A genomic region of [Eubacterium] eligens ATCC 27750 contains the following coding sequences:
- a CDS encoding DEAD/DEAH box helicase gives MKFDELNIDERILRAVEDMGFEETSPIQTQAIPAVLEGIDVIGQAQTGTGKTAAYSIPMLQKINPDVKKPQAIVLCPTRELAVQVAEEIRKLAKYMSDIKVLPVYGGQEIVRQIKSLKAGVQIIVGTPGRVMDHMRRKTVKFDSVSMVILDEADEMLDMGFREDMETILTETPEERQTVLFSATMPKPIMEIARKFQKDARIIKVVRKELTVSNIDQFYYEVRPKNKTEILSRLIDIYNPKLSVVFCNTKRQVDELISELKGRGYFADGIHGDMKQQQRDRVMDDFRSGKTEILIATDVAARGIDVDGVDIVFNYDLPQDEEYYVHRIGRTGRAGKSGLALSFISGREVYKLKDIERYCKTKILAKPIPSLDDVKNTKMDGIFDKIKEMIEADEHRAMLDMVEEHVNQEDYTSMDMAAALLKMIVGDTLDRIDEVENFHFDENADTSRMVRLFINVGKKDKITPANILGAIAGESGMPGRLVGAIDMMDNYTFVDVPAKHAEAVLAAMNDNVLIKGRKVNVEKANVSAKPARKSKSKPDTRRKKDESRGKHDKLKERRSKGGKVRRNGEKY, from the coding sequence ATGAAATTTGATGAATTAAATATTGATGAAAGAATTTTAAGAGCGGTAGAGGATATGGGCTTTGAGGAGACATCTCCTATACAGACACAGGCCATTCCTGCAGTATTGGAAGGAATTGATGTTATCGGACAGGCACAGACCGGAACAGGTAAGACTGCTGCGTACTCTATCCCAATGTTACAGAAGATTAATCCAGATGTTAAGAAACCACAGGCAATTGTACTCTGCCCTACAAGAGAGCTTGCAGTACAGGTTGCAGAAGAGATAAGAAAGCTTGCCAAGTACATGAGCGACATTAAGGTGTTACCGGTATATGGTGGACAGGAGATTGTAAGACAGATTAAGTCTTTAAAAGCCGGCGTACAGATTATTGTTGGAACTCCGGGACGAGTTATGGACCATATGAGAAGAAAGACAGTTAAGTTTGATTCTGTTTCTATGGTTATATTAGATGAAGCTGATGAGATGCTTGATATGGGATTCCGTGAGGACATGGAAACAATTCTTACGGAGACACCAGAGGAAAGACAGACAGTTCTTTTCTCAGCTACAATGCCTAAGCCTATCATGGAGATTGCAAGAAAATTCCAGAAGGACGCCAGGATTATCAAGGTTGTAAGAAAAGAACTTACAGTCTCTAACATTGATCAGTTCTATTATGAAGTAAGGCCTAAGAATAAAACAGAAATCTTAAGCCGTCTTATTGATATATACAATCCTAAGCTGTCAGTTGTGTTCTGTAACACCAAGAGACAGGTAGACGAGCTTATATCAGAGCTTAAGGGCAGAGGATATTTTGCTGACGGTATACACGGAGATATGAAACAGCAACAGAGAGACCGTGTAATGGACGATTTCAGAAGTGGAAAAACAGAAATTCTTATTGCAACTGATGTTGCGGCAAGAGGAATTGATGTTGACGGAGTTGATATAGTATTTAACTATGACCTTCCACAGGACGAAGAATATTATGTACACAGAATAGGAAGAACAGGAAGGGCTGGAAAATCAGGACTTGCACTTTCATTTATATCTGGAAGAGAAGTATATAAGTTAAAGGATATCGAAAGATATTGCAAGACTAAGATTCTAGCAAAGCCAATTCCATCACTTGATGATGTCAAGAACACCAAGATGGATGGTATATTTGACAAGATTAAAGAGATGATTGAAGCTGATGAGCACAGAGCCATGCTTGATATGGTTGAGGAGCATGTTAATCAGGAAGACTACACATCAATGGATATGGCAGCAGCACTTCTTAAGATGATAGTAGGAGATACATTGGACAGAATCGATGAGGTTGAAAATTTCCATTTTGATGAAAATGCGGATACTTCAAGAATGGTAAGACTCTTTATTAATGTTGGTAAGAAGGACAAGATTACACCAGCCAATATTCTTGGAGCGATTGCAGGAGAATCTGGAATGCCGGGAAGACTTGTCGGTGCAATTGATATGATGGATAATTATACATTTGTTGATGTTCCTGCAAAGCATGCGGAAGCAGTACTTGCAGCAATGAATGACAATGTGCTTATCAAGGGCAGAAAGGTTAATGTAGAGAAGGCAAATGTATCTGCAAAGCCTGCAAGAAAATCCAAGTCAAAGCCAGATACAAGAAGAAAAAAAGACGAGTCCCGTGGAAAACATGACAAACTTAAAGAACGCAGAAGTAAAGGCGGCAAGGTAAGAAGAAATGGAGAAAAGTATTAA
- a CDS encoding HU family DNA-binding protein: MNKSELVAAIAEKAELSKKDAEKAVKAFTDTVAEQLKAGEKIQLVGFGTFEVAERAARTGKNPQTGKAIQIPASKAPKFKAGKALKDVVNTPAKKSKKK, translated from the coding sequence ATGAATAAGTCAGAATTAGTTGCTGCTATCGCAGAAAAGGCTGAGCTTTCTAAGAAGGACGCAGAGAAGGCTGTTAAGGCTTTTACAGACACTGTTGCAGAACAGTTAAAGGCTGGAGAAAAGATCCAGTTAGTAGGTTTCGGTACATTTGAAGTTGCTGAAAGAGCTGCAAGAACAGGTAAGAATCCTCAGACAGGAAAGGCTATCCAGATTCCTGCTTCTAAGGCACCTAAGTTCAAGGCTGGTAAGGCTTTAAAGGATGTTGTAAACACTCCAGCTAAGAAGTCTAAGAAGAAGTAA
- a CDS encoding protein translocase subunit SecDF, translated as MKYSLPKKIIYSIIVAVLLVGLVLTAFFGLNGKGYGSTYDIDLGLDLAGGVSITYQIKEDNFTSQDVEDTIYKLQKRVEGKSTESQVYKEGDNRITVEIPGVTDANEILKELGTPGSLEFLDSTGYTAFSQGNDYTPLLTGSDVKAAQAYTDTNSSEDTPYGVQLTFTDDGATKFYDATSANIGNRIYIVYDGEVVSAPNVKTAISGGTATITGMESFDEADNLATYIRVGSIPLTLEEVSSNIVGAQLGHAAIKSSLIAAAIGLALLCLFMIVMFRIPGLVATLSLIIYTSLVLFLVSVYDLTLTLPGIAGIILGIGMAVDGNVIIYTRIREEIGAGKSVESAILSGYNKATSSIVDGNVTTLIAALVLYIFGTGPVKGFATTLAVGNIVSIFTSLVITKVIMKLLYNFGIRDAKWYGKNVYRKTLDVLSIKKWAAIGSAVVIAAGIITMAVQAGLGNRALNFSLEFVGGSTTTFTFDKEYTAEEIEDNIIPVIRDAAGITEVQQQKVADSTQVSFKTSDLSLEQREAIENAVTAKYPIKDGTIVETDTISSSVSATVKRDAILSVILATICMLIYIFVRFRDIRFALAAVLALLHDVLVVLAFYAFARIPVGTTFIACMLTIVGYSINGTIIIFDRIREQLKTANSKTNITELVNSSITSTMSRTVYTSITTLIMLIVLFIMGVTSVKEFTLPLIVGIVVGAYSSVCLTSAMWYVMGGKKRGVVEENNKKAASKKEVFEDGSQV; from the coding sequence ATGAAGTACAGTTTACCTAAGAAGATTATTTATTCAATAATCGTTGCTGTTTTACTGGTTGGACTTGTATTAACAGCATTTTTCGGACTTAATGGAAAGGGATACGGAAGCACCTATGATATAGATCTTGGTCTTGATCTTGCAGGTGGTGTAAGTATCACATATCAGATTAAGGAAGATAACTTTACATCACAGGATGTAGAGGATACAATCTATAAGCTTCAGAAGCGAGTAGAAGGAAAGAGTACAGAGTCACAGGTTTATAAGGAAGGTGACAACAGAATTACTGTTGAGATTCCTGGAGTAACAGATGCTAATGAGATTCTTAAGGAACTTGGTACACCAGGTTCATTGGAATTCCTCGATTCTACAGGATATACAGCATTCTCACAGGGCAATGATTACACACCACTTCTTACAGGTTCAGATGTAAAGGCAGCACAGGCTTACACTGATACTAACAGTTCAGAAGATACACCTTATGGTGTCCAGCTTACATTTACAGATGATGGTGCTACTAAATTCTATGATGCAACATCAGCTAATATTGGTAACAGAATATATATAGTATACGACGGAGAAGTTGTAAGTGCACCTAACGTTAAGACAGCTATATCAGGTGGTACAGCAACTATCACAGGTATGGAATCATTCGATGAGGCAGATAACCTTGCAACATATATAAGAGTTGGTTCAATTCCTCTTACACTTGAAGAAGTAAGCTCTAACATCGTTGGAGCACAGCTTGGACATGCTGCTATCAAATCAAGTTTAATTGCTGCTGCTATAGGTCTTGCATTACTCTGCTTATTCATGATTGTTATGTTCAGAATTCCTGGACTTGTTGCAACATTATCACTGATTATCTATACATCACTTGTTTTATTCCTTGTAAGTGTATATGATCTTACTCTTACACTTCCGGGTATTGCCGGTATTATTCTTGGTATTGGTATGGCAGTAGATGGTAATGTTATTATCTACACAAGAATAAGAGAAGAGATTGGTGCCGGAAAGTCTGTAGAAAGTGCTATTCTTTCAGGTTATAACAAGGCAACATCATCTATAGTAGATGGTAACGTAACAACACTTATCGCTGCTTTAGTATTGTACATATTCGGTACAGGTCCAGTTAAGGGATTTGCTACAACTCTTGCAGTTGGTAATATAGTATCAATTTTTACATCACTTGTTATTACTAAGGTTATTATGAAGCTTTTATATAACTTTGGTATCAGGGATGCTAAGTGGTATGGTAAGAATGTATACAGAAAGACGCTTGATGTTCTTAGCATTAAGAAATGGGCTGCGATTGGCTCAGCAGTAGTTATTGCTGCAGGTATCATAACTATGGCAGTTCAGGCTGGTCTTGGAAACAGAGCATTAAATTTCAGCCTTGAGTTTGTTGGTGGTTCAACAACAACATTTACATTTGATAAAGAATATACAGCAGAAGAGATTGAGGATAATATCATTCCTGTAATCAGAGATGCTGCAGGTATTACAGAGGTTCAGCAGCAGAAGGTTGCAGATTCAACACAGGTTTCATTCAAGACATCAGATCTTTCACTTGAACAGAGAGAAGCTATTGAAAATGCGGTTACAGCTAAGTATCCAATCAAAGATGGAACAATCGTTGAGACAGATACAATCAGCTCATCAGTTTCTGCAACAGTTAAGAGAGATGCTATTCTTTCAGTTATACTTGCTACAATCTGTATGTTGATATATATCTTTGTAAGATTCCGTGATATCAGATTTGCACTTGCAGCTGTATTAGCACTTCTTCATGATGTACTTGTTGTTCTTGCATTCTATGCATTTGCAAGAATTCCGGTTGGAACAACATTTATTGCATGTATGCTTACAATAGTAGGTTATTCTATTAACGGTACAATTATTATCTTTGACAGAATAAGAGAGCAGTTAAAGACAGCTAATTCAAAGACTAACATTACAGAGCTTGTTAACTCATCAATAACAAGCACAATGTCAAGAACAGTATATACATCTATAACAACACTTATAATGCTTATTGTTCTTTTCATTATGGGTGTAACTTCGGTTAAGGAGTTCACACTTCCACTTATCGTAGGTATTGTTGTTGGTGCTTACTCATCAGTATGCTTAACAAGTGCTATGTGGTACGTAATGGGTGGTAAGAAGAGAGGCGTTGTAGAAGAGAATAATAAAAAAGCAGCTTCCAAGAAAGAGGTTTTTGAAGACGGTTCTCAGGTTTAA
- a CDS encoding chloride channel protein: MDKETLFEYIQRLKLAVITLFKWLFCSFVCGCFIGSVGAVFHLMLGYVGSLRVEYPFLLFGLPVAGIIIVFMYNIVHEAGNRGTNLVITAIQSNDEVPGRVAPLIIISTLLTHLCGGSAGREGAALQVGGALGNTFAKLFKFDEKDTRIMIMCGMSACFSALFGTPIAAAVFSMEVISVGVMYYAALVPCVLAAFVAQGIASALGLESTHFVVDEIASFSFINGSKFIIMSVLFALVSILLCVVLHGTSKLYINYINNPYIRIIIAGVLVISMRYIFGTTDYLGAGSDIIAKSFVTSCAWYVFLLKMLFTAVTLGGGFKGGEIVPTLFVGATLGSFLAPIFGLPVGLCAACGMVSVFCGVTNCPLTSFILSIEMFGASTMKFTILCIALSYLLSGYYSLYNSQKIVYSKYKTEYINRRSH; this comes from the coding sequence ATGGATAAAGAAACTTTGTTTGAATATATTCAACGGCTTAAACTTGCAGTAATAACTCTTTTCAAATGGCTATTCTGTTCGTTTGTATGTGGCTGTTTTATCGGTTCTGTCGGTGCTGTATTTCACCTGATGCTTGGTTATGTAGGCAGCCTGCGGGTTGAATACCCATTTTTACTATTCGGACTGCCTGTTGCAGGTATCATCATTGTATTCATGTACAACATTGTTCACGAAGCAGGAAACCGCGGAACTAACCTTGTCATAACTGCAATACAGTCGAATGATGAAGTACCTGGAAGAGTTGCCCCTCTTATAATTATATCAACTCTTCTTACCCATCTTTGTGGTGGTTCTGCCGGACGAGAAGGTGCTGCGCTTCAGGTCGGTGGTGCATTAGGCAATACATTTGCAAAACTATTTAAATTCGATGAGAAGGATACTCGAATTATGATTATGTGTGGTATGAGTGCCTGTTTCTCAGCACTTTTTGGAACACCTATTGCAGCAGCCGTTTTCTCTATGGAAGTAATAAGCGTTGGTGTTATGTATTATGCTGCTTTAGTGCCATGCGTACTCGCTGCATTTGTAGCACAGGGCATAGCCTCTGCACTGGGACTTGAATCTACACATTTTGTAGTTGATGAAATCGCTTCTTTTTCTTTTATTAATGGCAGTAAATTCATCATCATGTCCGTACTTTTTGCTCTTGTAAGCATTCTGCTGTGTGTTGTTTTACACGGTACTTCAAAGCTCTACATTAATTACATAAACAACCCATACATAAGAATAATTATTGCCGGAGTCCTTGTTATTTCCATGCGTTACATATTTGGCACAACTGATTATCTCGGTGCAGGCTCAGATATTATTGCAAAAAGCTTTGTAACAAGCTGTGCATGGTATGTATTCCTTTTAAAAATGCTGTTTACAGCCGTAACATTGGGTGGTGGATTCAAAGGTGGTGAGATTGTTCCTACTCTTTTCGTGGGTGCAACGCTTGGAAGCTTCTTAGCACCTATATTCGGACTCCCTGTTGGATTGTGTGCAGCATGTGGTATGGTAAGTGTGTTCTGTGGAGTAACTAACTGCCCACTCACATCATTCATTCTATCTATTGAGATGTTTGGTGCATCAACAATGAAATTCACAATTCTGTGTATTGCATTAAGTTATCTGTTATCCGGATATTACAGCCTGTATAACAGCCAGAAAATCGTCTATTCTAAGTATAAGACAGAATATATAAACCGCCGGTCCCATTGA
- a CDS encoding CYTH domain-containing protein — protein sequence MEIERKYLVSGIPDDIDLYPCRIIEQGYLNTSPVVRVRRDNDDFYLTYKGNGMIAREEYNLPLNKNAYDHLIKKADGNIITKKRYEIPDDSGYTIELDIFEGLFAGTVLAEVEFPTIEAANSYTPPSWFIQDVTNNPDYHNSNMSKKDF from the coding sequence ATGGAAATCGAGCGTAAATATCTTGTGTCAGGAATACCTGACGATATAGATTTATATCCATGCCGCATTATTGAACAGGGTTATCTTAATACTTCCCCTGTTGTGCGCGTAAGGCGTGACAATGATGACTTTTATCTTACCTACAAAGGAAACGGCATGATAGCAAGGGAAGAATATAATCTTCCACTTAATAAGAATGCATATGATCATCTGATAAAAAAGGCTGATGGCAATATTATAACCAAGAAACGTTATGAAATTCCTGATGATAGCGGATATACAATTGAACTAGACATATTTGAGGGGCTTTTTGCAGGCACTGTTCTTGCTGAGGTTGAATTTCCAACTATTGAAGCAGCCAATTCATACACTCCACCTTCATGGTTTATACAGGATGTAACCAATAATCCGGATTATCATAACAGCAACATGAGTAAAAAGGACTTTTAA
- a CDS encoding ABC-F family ATP-binding cassette domain-containing protein has protein sequence MILSCNNISKSFGTDVIIKSCSFNIEDHEKAAIVGINGAGKSTLLKIITGEEPADTGIVTLAKDKTLGYLAQQQDLQSDRSIYDELLSVKQYILDMESELRRIEAAMNNASGDELESLMNRYTNLNHEFEMNNGYAYKSEITGVLKGLGFAEEDFSLHVNTLSGGQKTRVSLGKLLLSKPDIIMLDEPTNHLDMDSISWLENYLLNYSGAVLIVAHDRYFLDKIVSKIIEIDNGDCTVFSGNYTDYASKKAILRNMKLKEYLNQQRDIKHQEEVIAKLKQFNREKSIKRAESREKMLDKIKVVDKPVELNAKMNIKLEPSVISGNDVLTVTDLTKSFDGNTLFNNINFEIKRGERVALIGNNGTGKTTILKLINGIIQPDSGSIYLGAKVAIGYYDQEHHVLDPDKTLFQEIQDAYPDLNNTQIRNTLAAFLFTDDDVFKYIRDLSGGERGRVSLAKLMLSNANLLILDEPTNHLDIVSKEILENALNSYTGTVLYVSHDRYFINATATRIIELTNQNIVNYIGNYDYYIEKRDILTAKAFPDTPDISSDNISVKSSKLSWQQSREEQNKLKKKQNEIKKTEERIAEIEDRMSAIDAEYSDPSIGSNTARLMELHNESTQLKKELDTLYEHWEELMEEM, from the coding sequence ATGATTTTATCTTGCAATAATATTAGTAAATCTTTTGGAACAGATGTTATTATCAAGTCCTGTTCTTTTAATATAGAGGATCATGAGAAGGCTGCCATTGTTGGAATCAATGGTGCCGGTAAATCTACTCTGCTAAAGATTATCACAGGTGAAGAACCTGCTGATACAGGTATTGTCACTCTTGCTAAGGATAAGACTCTTGGTTATCTTGCTCAGCAGCAGGACCTTCAGTCTGATAGAAGCATTTATGATGAGCTTCTTTCTGTAAAACAGTATATCCTTGATATGGAAAGTGAATTAAGACGCATAGAAGCCGCAATGAACAATGCTTCAGGTGATGAACTTGAATCCCTTATGAACAGATATACCAATCTTAATCATGAGTTCGAGATGAACAATGGTTATGCGTATAAGAGTGAGATTACGGGAGTACTCAAAGGTCTTGGTTTTGCTGAAGAGGATTTTTCTTTACACGTAAACACTTTATCCGGAGGTCAGAAAACCCGTGTATCTTTAGGTAAGCTATTACTTTCCAAGCCCGATATTATAATGCTCGACGAGCCTACTAACCACCTTGATATGGATTCAATAAGCTGGTTAGAGAATTATCTTCTCAACTACAGCGGTGCTGTTCTTATCGTTGCTCACGACAGATATTTCCTTGATAAGATTGTAAGCAAGATTATTGAAATTGATAACGGTGACTGTACCGTTTTTTCTGGTAATTACACAGATTATGCTTCCAAGAAGGCAATTCTTCGTAATATGAAGTTAAAGGAATATTTAAACCAGCAGCGTGATATCAAGCATCAGGAAGAGGTTATTGCCAAGTTAAAGCAGTTTAACCGCGAAAAATCCATCAAACGTGCAGAGAGCCGTGAAAAAATGCTTGATAAAATAAAGGTTGTTGACAAGCCTGTTGAACTTAATGCAAAAATGAACATTAAACTTGAGCCATCTGTTATAAGTGGTAATGATGTTCTTACTGTTACTGACCTTACCAAATCATTTGACGGCAATACTCTTTTCAATAATATTAATTTTGAGATTAAACGTGGTGAGCGTGTTGCTTTAATAGGTAATAACGGAACCGGTAAAACAACTATATTAAAGCTTATTAATGGCATTATCCAGCCGGACAGCGGAAGCATTTATCTTGGTGCCAAGGTTGCTATTGGTTATTACGATCAGGAACATCATGTGCTTGACCCTGACAAGACCCTTTTTCAGGAGATTCAGGACGCATATCCTGACCTTAATAACACACAAATAAGAAATACCCTTGCTGCATTTCTTTTTACTGATGATGATGTATTCAAATACATCCGCGATTTAAGTGGTGGTGAACGTGGCAGAGTTTCACTGGCAAAGCTTATGCTTTCCAATGCCAACCTGCTTATTCTTGATGAACCTACTAACCATCTTGATATTGTATCCAAAGAGATTCTTGAAAATGCACTTAACAGCTACACAGGCACTGTTCTATATGTTTCCCACGACAGATACTTTATCAACGCTACTGCAACCAGAATTATTGAACTCACTAACCAGAATATAGTCAATTATATTGGCAATTATGATTATTACATTGAAAAAAGGGATATACTGACAGCAAAGGCTTTTCCAGATACACCTGATATTTCTTCTGACAACATTTCTGTAAAGAGCTCTAAACTATCATGGCAGCAGTCCCGTGAAGAGCAGAATAAGCTTAAGAAAAAGCAGAACGAAATCAAGAAAACAGAAGAAAGAATTGCTGAAATCGAAGACAGGATGTCTGCTATTGATGCAGAATATTCTGACCCTTCAATAGGCAGTAACACAGCACGTTTAATGGAACTTCATAATGAATCCACTCAATTAAAGAAAGAATTAGACACATTATATGAACACTGGGAAGAATTAATGGAAGAAATGTAA
- the recJ gene encoding single-stranded-DNA-specific exonuclease RecJ: MKSNWKVYTKKADFKAIGERFGIDQVMARIIRNRGLETDEQINMYLNGTVDDMHSPHLLKDADKCVDILTDKIHAGKKIHIIGDYDIDGICSTTILYKGLKAAGADVTFAVPDRIIDGYGINEHLIDEAYNNGTDTIITCDNGIAAIEQIKYAKEKGMTVIVTDHHDIPFDFVDGEKIHKVPQADAIVNPKQEDCPYPFDKLCGAGVAFKVIKILYERLGLNPIDLEEYAELMAIATIGDVVDLSDENRVIVKYGLKHLAVTSNIGIRALVEACELEIDKISSYHIGFVIGPCLNATGRLDSARRAIELLLTTDMEDARKKALELRTLNVERKDITEEYAAIAIEQVENTELKDDKVLVVYLPECHESVAGIIAGRVREKFYRPSIVITKAEDGAKGSGRSIEGYNMFEEISKCGKLLNKYGGHPMAAGISLDIDKIDEFRKALNENQTMTENVLTPTVWIDVPMPVDYVDIKLIKQFEKLQPFGKGNEKPVFADRNLTVRQSAVIGKNKNVLRCQLESEHGKLVTAIRFKLDGQEIPEVGRKISMVYYPDINEYNGIVSIQFRIEDWRYV; the protein is encoded by the coding sequence GTGAAAAGCAACTGGAAAGTATACACTAAGAAAGCTGATTTCAAAGCAATTGGGGAAAGATTTGGCATTGACCAGGTTATGGCAAGAATTATCCGTAACAGAGGGTTAGAAACGGACGAGCAGATAAATATGTATCTTAATGGAACCGTGGATGATATGCATTCACCACATTTATTAAAGGATGCAGACAAATGTGTTGATATCCTGACAGACAAGATACATGCTGGGAAGAAAATACATATTATCGGTGATTATGATATAGATGGGATATGTTCAACAACTATTCTTTATAAAGGGCTAAAGGCAGCGGGAGCAGATGTTACATTTGCAGTACCAGACAGAATTATTGACGGATACGGTATTAATGAGCATCTGATAGATGAAGCATATAATAATGGAACTGATACGATTATTACATGTGATAATGGAATTGCTGCGATTGAGCAGATTAAATATGCTAAAGAAAAGGGAATGACAGTAATTGTTACTGACCATCATGATATTCCGTTTGACTTTGTTGATGGAGAAAAGATACATAAAGTACCACAGGCAGATGCAATTGTTAATCCTAAGCAGGAGGACTGTCCGTATCCATTTGATAAGCTGTGTGGAGCCGGAGTAGCCTTCAAGGTTATTAAGATTCTATATGAGAGACTTGGACTTAATCCAATCGATCTTGAAGAATATGCAGAGCTTATGGCAATTGCAACAATAGGAGATGTAGTTGATTTATCAGATGAGAACAGGGTAATTGTCAAATATGGTTTAAAGCATCTGGCAGTAACTTCTAATATCGGTATAAGAGCGCTTGTAGAGGCGTGTGAGCTTGAAATAGACAAGATAAGCTCATATCACATAGGATTTGTTATAGGTCCATGTCTTAATGCGACAGGAAGACTTGATTCAGCAAGAAGAGCCATTGAGCTGCTTCTTACTACAGATATGGAAGATGCGAGAAAGAAGGCTTTAGAGCTTCGCACACTTAATGTTGAAAGAAAAGATATAACAGAAGAATATGCCGCTATTGCAATTGAACAGGTTGAGAACACTGAACTAAAAGACGATAAGGTGTTAGTTGTGTATCTTCCTGAATGCCATGAAAGTGTTGCAGGGATAATTGCAGGAAGGGTAAGAGAAAAATTCTACAGACCTTCAATAGTAATCACTAAGGCAGAAGATGGTGCAAAGGGCTCAGGGCGTTCAATAGAAGGCTATAACATGTTTGAGGAGATAAGCAAATGTGGTAAACTCCTTAACAAATATGGCGGACATCCAATGGCTGCCGGAATATCGCTTGATATTGATAAAATTGATGAATTCAGGAAAGCGCTGAATGAGAATCAGACAATGACAGAAAATGTACTAACGCCGACAGTGTGGATTGATGTGCCTATGCCGGTTGATTATGTTGATATAAAACTTATAAAACAGTTTGAGAAGCTGCAGCCTTTCGGGAAAGGTAATGAAAAACCGGTGTTTGCAGACAGAAATCTTACTGTCAGACAGTCAGCTGTGATTGGAAAAAATAAAAATGTATTAAGATGTCAGTTAGAAAGTGAGCATGGCAAGCTGGTGACAGCAATCAGGTTCAAATTAGACGGACAGGAGATACCAGAGGTTGGAAGGAAGATATCTATGGTGTATTACCCGGATATTAATGAATATAATGGGATTGTTTCAATACAGTTTCGGATAGAAGACTGGAGATATGTGTAA